A portion of the Flavobacterium limnophilum genome contains these proteins:
- a CDS encoding circularly permuted type 2 ATP-grasp protein — MIQDISLGLLQTYKEKINSYDEVLDKNGQVKPYWKGLFATLESIGIEELELRNEEIVKKLRENGVTYNVYDSNKESNRAWKLDPIPFLIHESEWKSIEKGLKQRAHLLDLILKDLYGPQSLIKNAIIPAELVFDNSGFLLPCFDIRQKHDKQLLNYAVDLARGPDGKMWLLDNRTQAPSGAGYALENRIVMSKVIPELNTKTYRSRLSPYFSQLQQTVDTLGNNSNENPNVVFLTPGPGNETYFEHVYLSSYLGYTLVQGNDLLVRDGFVWLKSIDQLERVDVIIKRLDDEWCDPLELRRDSLLGIPGLLQVIRLGNVAVMNPPGTSVLENYGLMAFMQNACKFLLKEPLLMPSVATWWCGQTKELNFVLANLPKLIIKKTNRKQGFRSIYGRLLNIEQLEDLKKLILKSPKDFVAQEEVSLSTTPSFINGSIEPRYAAIRAFLIAEGDNYKVMQGGLTRSSAVKDKFEISNQLGGISKDTWVITDSPIEYQEKSVERKNTNNQLNNSLTSRNAENLFWLGRLCERTMALRSFLKIILSRLNENVTKHGNKQPEFLVVLLKSLTHLTQTYPGFVGKEAKDGEEFDNEAIFENPIAELLLLINDSGKAGSVVYNLQSLLNTINQVSEKWNHDTRRIINLVEDSLFVLKKTNTNNINYVNHSLDKLHIRLFSFYGNIYETLPRDNGFYLLETGKNVERILSLISVFRSTFNFKKIEEEEAVLMEAILENHHLLAQYRNIYKSHLSLKAVINMVFLEKNLPYTLTYLLDTLSYYLSKLPKSNEPHRLSIAEKSALEASTIVKLIDAESLVIVDSTTQFRPELDETLSKVFELICNVSNNLSSLYFNHSVIQHSVLENLENIDSDEI, encoded by the coding sequence ATGATTCAAGATATTTCATTGGGACTACTCCAAACTTATAAAGAAAAAATCAATTCTTACGACGAAGTATTGGACAAAAACGGTCAGGTAAAGCCGTATTGGAAAGGACTTTTTGCTACTTTGGAATCTATTGGTATCGAAGAATTGGAATTGCGCAATGAAGAAATTGTAAAAAAATTAAGGGAAAACGGGGTTACCTATAATGTTTACGATTCCAATAAAGAGTCGAATAGGGCCTGGAAACTGGATCCCATTCCGTTTCTGATTCACGAATCGGAATGGAAATCCATCGAAAAAGGATTGAAACAAAGAGCGCATTTGCTGGATTTGATTTTAAAAGACCTTTACGGCCCCCAATCGTTGATTAAAAATGCCATTATTCCTGCCGAATTGGTTTTTGACAACTCTGGTTTTCTCTTGCCTTGTTTTGACATTAGACAAAAACACGACAAACAATTGCTGAATTATGCGGTTGATTTAGCAAGAGGTCCCGACGGAAAAATGTGGCTTTTGGACAACCGAACCCAAGCTCCTTCCGGTGCAGGATATGCCCTCGAAAACAGGATTGTAATGAGCAAGGTAATTCCCGAACTCAATACCAAAACGTATAGAAGCAGGCTTTCTCCCTACTTTAGCCAATTGCAGCAAACCGTTGACACGTTGGGAAATAATTCTAATGAAAATCCAAACGTGGTTTTCTTGACTCCCGGTCCCGGAAACGAAACTTATTTTGAACACGTTTACCTTTCGTCCTATTTGGGTTATACTTTAGTCCAAGGAAACGATTTGTTGGTGCGGGATGGTTTTGTGTGGCTAAAATCGATTGACCAACTCGAACGGGTTGACGTCATCATCAAACGATTGGACGACGAATGGTGCGACCCACTGGAATTGCGAAGAGATTCTTTGCTGGGAATTCCCGGTTTGTTGCAAGTGATTCGTTTGGGAAATGTTGCCGTCATGAATCCTCCCGGAACCAGTGTTTTGGAAAATTATGGATTGATGGCCTTTATGCAAAATGCCTGCAAATTTCTACTCAAAGAACCCTTGTTGATGCCTTCGGTAGCCACTTGGTGGTGCGGACAAACCAAGGAATTGAACTTTGTTTTGGCCAATTTGCCCAAATTAATCATTAAAAAAACCAATCGAAAACAAGGTTTTAGATCTATTTACGGACGCTTGTTGAACATAGAACAACTGGAAGATTTAAAAAAACTGATTCTAAAAAGTCCCAAAGATTTCGTCGCCCAAGAAGAAGTGAGTTTATCCACCACTCCATCCTTTATTAACGGCTCGATTGAGCCAAGATATGCCGCCATACGTGCCTTTCTAATAGCCGAAGGCGATAACTACAAAGTAATGCAGGGCGGTTTAACGAGAAGCTCAGCAGTAAAAGACAAGTTCGAAATTTCGAACCAATTGGGAGGAATTTCAAAAGATACTTGGGTAATAACCGATTCGCCAATTGAATACCAAGAAAAATCGGTTGAACGAAAAAACACCAACAACCAACTCAATAATTCGTTGACCAGCCGCAATGCCGAAAACTTGTTTTGGTTGGGTCGTTTGTGCGAAAGAACAATGGCGTTGCGTAGTTTTCTAAAAATAATTCTCAGTAGATTAAACGAAAATGTAACCAAACACGGCAATAAACAACCCGAATTTTTGGTTGTTTTATTAAAATCCTTGACGCATCTTACGCAAACTTATCCCGGATTTGTTGGAAAAGAGGCTAAAGATGGGGAAGAATTTGACAACGAAGCCATTTTCGAAAACCCCATTGCCGAATTGCTGCTTTTGATTAATGACTCTGGAAAAGCCGGTTCCGTAGTTTATAATTTGCAATCGCTGCTCAACACCATTAACCAAGTGAGCGAAAAGTGGAATCACGACACCCGACGCATCATTAATTTAGTGGAAGACAGCCTTTTTGTCCTTAAAAAAACCAATACCAACAACATCAATTACGTGAACCATTCTTTGGATAAATTGCACATTCGCCTTTTCTCTTTTTATGGAAACATATACGAAACCTTGCCTCGCGACAATGGTTTTTATTTATTGGAAACCGGGAAAAACGTGGAGCGCATTTTGTCCTTGATTTCGGTTTTTCGTTCCACTTTCAATTTCAAAAAAATCGAGGAAGAAGAAGCTGTTTTGATGGAAGCCATCCTGGAAAACCACCATTTATTGGCACAATATCGAAACATTTACAAATCGCATTTGAGTTTGAAGGCCGTCATCAATATGGTCTTTTTAGAAAAAAACTTGCCTTACACGCTTACCTATTTGTTGGACACGCTTTCGTATTATCTTTCCAAATTACCCAAATCCAATGAGCCACATCGATTGAGCATTGCCGAGAAATCCGCTTTGGAAGCCAGCACGATTGTCAAATTAATCGATGCAGAAAGTCTGGTAATTGTGGATTCAACAACACAATTTCGCCCTGAATTAGACGAAACACTCTCCAAGGTTTTTGAACTGATTTGCAACGTTTCCAACAATTTATCGAGTTTGTATTTCAACCATTCCGTTATACAACATTCTGTATTAGAAAACCTTGAAAATATCGATAGCGATGAAATATAA
- a CDS encoding helix-turn-helix domain-containing protein, translating to MKAENKKITSFSEHLDAQFGKIGTEPREKYEEEYETFELGVMLQEMRKERGMTQEQLALKCGTTKSYISKIENNTSDIRLSTLMRIIRQGLGGHLKLSLTE from the coding sequence ATGAAAGCAGAAAACAAAAAAATAACATCATTTTCTGAACATTTAGATGCTCAATTTGGAAAAATCGGGACAGAGCCCCGTGAAAAATACGAAGAAGAATATGAGACCTTTGAACTTGGCGTTATGCTACAAGAAATGCGAAAAGAACGAGGAATGACCCAAGAACAATTAGCATTGAAATGTGGCACAACCAAATCTTATATTTCTAAAATTGAAAATAACACCAGCGACATTAGACTTTCGACACTGATGAGAATCATTAGACAAGGCTTAGGCGGACACTTAAAATTGAGTTTAACCGAATAA
- a CDS encoding GYF domain-containing protein, giving the protein MKKYYLHNGTESSGPFDIEELKAKNISKTTPVWFEGMQHWKTAGEIPELTRLFVANPPPITSFSTPPPTPKEEKTTKEHKILGLSRNTFFIVCGVLVLTTATLVFNNIQENRSRELRIKNHKTEVENYQLELKQKEIEEEKIQAVIQEKIDAERMAREKKQNSNSRLSEIGQLLVDYQNNLDATEKKLKDASGFKLLRTAAEKKEQMDLLQKNIDSFKNEINQLKNESDQLKLELEKIPE; this is encoded by the coding sequence ATGAAAAAATACTATCTACACAACGGAACTGAAAGCAGCGGTCCTTTTGATATAGAAGAATTGAAAGCAAAAAACATTAGCAAGACAACTCCTGTATGGTTCGAAGGGATGCAACACTGGAAAACTGCCGGGGAGATACCCGAACTCACTCGATTATTCGTGGCAAATCCACCTCCTATCACTTCTTTTTCGACACCTCCTCCAACTCCAAAAGAGGAAAAAACAACAAAAGAGCACAAGATTCTGGGCTTGTCCAGAAATACGTTCTTCATAGTTTGCGGAGTATTGGTTTTGACAACGGCAACCCTTGTTTTCAACAACATTCAAGAAAACAGAAGCCGGGAATTAAGAATAAAAAACCATAAAACCGAAGTCGAAAATTACCAATTGGAACTGAAACAAAAAGAAATAGAGGAAGAAAAAATCCAGGCAGTCATACAAGAGAAGATTGATGCAGAAAGAATGGCTCGTGAGAAAAAACAAAACTCTAACAGCAGGCTTTCGGAAATTGGGCAATTATTGGTGGACTACCAAAACAATTTGGATGCCACCGAAAAAAAACTGAAGGACGCTTCGGGTTTCAAGCTATTGAGAACTGCCGCAGAAAAAAAGGAACAAATGGATTTGTTGCAAAAAAATATTGATTCCTTCAAAAATGAAATCAACCAGTTAAAAAATGAATCCGACCAGTTGAAACTGGAATTGGAGAAAATACCCGAATAA
- a CDS encoding nucleotidyl transferase AbiEii/AbiGii toxin family protein, whose protein sequence is MRAVTPAIIKAIIALQALPTVSKFTLGGGTNLALQFNHRISDDIDFFYDGIIGKEGFKNIENEVKNYFGSKAKSFDDPCDINDQYYFLHFFLDLEDGVTIKVELLQNMKNLFDVEINQGINLLSKKDIGLFKLISTSNRSTKKDIYDLDFIPIPFH, encoded by the coding sequence ATGAGGGCAGTTACTCCAGCAATAATTAAAGCCATCATAGCATTACAAGCATTACCAACAGTATCAAAATTCACTTTAGGTGGTGGTACCAATCTGGCACTACAATTCAATCATAGAATTTCTGATGATATTGATTTCTTTTATGATGGAATAATTGGCAAAGAGGGGTTTAAAAATATCGAAAATGAAGTCAAAAACTATTTTGGCAGTAAAGCTAAAAGCTTTGACGATCCTTGTGATATAAACGACCAATATTATTTTCTGCATTTCTTTCTTGATTTAGAAGATGGCGTAACCATAAAAGTGGAGTTACTTCAAAATATGAAGAATTTGTTCGATGTAGAAATCAATCAAGGAATAAATCTACTTTCAAAAAAAGACATTGGTTTGTTCAAATTAATCAGCACCTCAAACCGTTCTACCAAAAAGGACATTTACGATTTAGACTTCATACCGATACCATTTCATTAA
- a CDS encoding transglutaminase family protein, which yields MKYKLKHKTLYTYVNEVYNYQSILCLQPRNSAKQICKNFKIEIEPKPSKIYSRTDYFGNIQHYFSLHESHKSLKVIVSSEIEVLNNVVQPLNPISCAEARLKFQTDLQLKTEVLQYQLPSQFISWDEEIKAFAETCLKPDASLFEAVLDLIKKIYTEFQFKSGATSINTPLKTVLKERKGVCQDFSHLAIASLRSVGIPAKYVSGYIETLPPKGKIKLEGSDASHAWISVYIPEMGWCEFDPTNNMIPQQHHIVTAYGRDFADVSPLKGIIFSSGDHKVKVEVDVIPLG from the coding sequence ATGAAATATAAACTAAAACATAAAACGCTCTATACTTACGTGAACGAGGTGTACAATTACCAAAGTATTTTGTGTCTTCAACCACGGAATTCGGCCAAACAAATTTGCAAAAATTTCAAGATCGAAATTGAGCCAAAACCATCCAAAATATATTCCCGCACGGATTATTTTGGAAACATCCAGCATTATTTTTCGCTTCACGAATCGCATAAATCACTAAAAGTTATCGTTTCCAGCGAGATTGAAGTATTGAATAATGTCGTTCAGCCATTGAATCCAATAAGTTGCGCGGAAGCCCGATTAAAATTTCAAACCGATCTTCAATTAAAAACCGAAGTTTTGCAATACCAATTGCCCAGCCAATTCATTAGTTGGGATGAAGAAATTAAAGCTTTTGCCGAAACTTGTCTAAAACCCGATGCCTCACTTTTTGAAGCTGTTTTGGATTTAATCAAAAAAATATATACCGAATTCCAATTCAAATCCGGTGCTACCAGCATCAATACGCCTTTAAAAACGGTGCTCAAAGAGAGAAAAGGCGTTTGCCAAGATTTCTCCCATTTGGCAATTGCCAGTTTGCGCAGTGTGGGAATTCCGGCAAAATATGTCAGCGGTTATATCGAAACCTTGCCGCCAAAAGGCAAAATAAAACTGGAAGGTTCCGATGCTTCCCACGCCTGGATTTCGGTTTATATTCCAGAAATGGGTTGGTGCGAATTTGATCCCACCAACAACATGATTCCGCAACAACACCATATTGTAACGGCTTACGGTAGAGATTTTGCCGATGTGTCGCCACTAAAAGGAATTATTTTCAGTTCCGGCGATCATAAAGTGAAAGTGGAGGTGGATGTTATACCTTTGGGGTAG
- a CDS encoding type II toxin-antitoxin system RelE/ParE family toxin: MNQKFIREVVYYEDYYLDFFNAQKEDVKKKFNWTLQLISTQERIPEKFFKHLTGSDGIFEVRVEVGSDIFRVFSFFDKGKIVVLVNGFQKKTQKTPKSEIKMAEKLKAEYLEHKYKK; encoded by the coding sequence ATGAACCAGAAATTTATAAGAGAAGTAGTTTATTACGAGGATTATTATCTTGACTTTTTTAACGCTCAAAAAGAAGACGTTAAGAAAAAATTTAACTGGACATTACAATTAATTTCAACCCAAGAAAGAATTCCCGAAAAGTTTTTCAAACATTTGACTGGTTCTGACGGAATATTTGAAGTTCGAGTTGAAGTTGGTTCAGACATCTTTAGAGTTTTTAGTTTTTTTGACAAAGGAAAAATTGTTGTTTTGGTAAACGGATTTCAAAAGAAAACTCAAAAAACACCCAAATCTGAAATCAAAATGGCTGAAAAGCTAAAAGCAGAATATTTAGAACATAAATATAAAAAGTAA
- a CDS encoding DUF2126 domain-containing protein, with amino-acid sequence MSIKIAILHKTTYKFDRSVKLFPHVFRLRPAVHSRTAIEGYSFKISPEDHFINWQQDPFGNYQARVIFPDKIKELKVEVEVIAKLQVINPFDYFVEEYAQKYPFKYDNLLEQELVPYLKLSEESPLFLKFIEKIKLNDSIEINDFLVYLNQEVYKTLTYNLRMEAGVQTPEETLRIKSGSCRDFAWLLIHVLRHFGLAARFVSGYIVQLAPDLKSLDGPSGPENDFTDLHAWAEVYLPGAGWIGLDPTSGLFASEGHIPLCCTPHYESAAPVTGATEKCEVSFDFENKVTRIHEDPRVTKPYSDRQWEDIMEVGNVVEKDLIEGDVRLTMGGEPTFISIDDFEGAEWNTAADGPLKRKLAYDLALRLKQRFAHGGLLHFGQGKWYPGELFPRWQYGLYWRKDGFPLWKNDALVAKEGETQFTFHDAEKFAVALTQFLGIDTKNILPTYEDPIYWALEEGKLPVNLDPLKVNLKDSIERHNLAKVLEKGLNNPSGFVLPIRKDHSQDNWESCAWEFRRGNCFLIPGNSPIGLRLPLDSLPKTSKNKRKTVVDRSLFEDLPALGDYTEKINNRFGTISKIFEAVKKVVSKKESRKEEDSLLYEVDTFITAMCVQERDGMLYVFLPPTDYLEDYIDLITSIEITAEKLQMPVRIEGYQPKTDYRVEKMMVTPDPGVIEVNVHPAKSWQEIVDNTTALYEEAFLSRLGTDKFMVDGRHTGTGGGNHVTLGAERPEDSPLLRRPDLLRSLITYWQHHPVLSYLFAGPFIGPTSQAPRIDEGRDERLYEMEIAFDQIPKDKEVPFWMVDRIFRNLLTDITGNTHRTEFCIDKLYSPDSSTGRLGILELRAFDMPPHKHMNLVQNLLVRSLVAKFWKNPYEKKLIRWGTELHDKFLLPHFAYLDMIDVVNDLKDAGYNFDISWFDPFFEFRYPHHGNVTIDNIQLEIRLGIEPWHVLGEELSSSGTSRFVDSSLERLQVKVSGIVPDRHILLCKGCRIPLRSTGTKGEYVAGIRYKSWNPPSALHPNIGIDVPLVFDLVDTWNNKVIGGCTYFVTHPGGRSFDSFPVNSLEAESRKISRFWDFGHTPSSALEDVEKEKEMVANNTATSRFLVESKSELRLDTPIELINPEYPYTLDLRHYWKAKE; translated from the coding sequence ATGTCCATAAAAATAGCCATTTTACATAAAACAACATATAAATTTGACCGAAGCGTCAAATTATTTCCCCATGTTTTCAGACTTCGTCCAGCGGTGCATTCCAGGACCGCCATAGAGGGCTATTCTTTTAAAATTAGTCCCGAGGATCATTTCATCAATTGGCAACAGGATCCTTTTGGAAATTACCAGGCAAGAGTTATTTTTCCCGATAAAATCAAGGAATTAAAAGTCGAGGTCGAAGTCATTGCAAAACTTCAGGTCATCAACCCTTTTGATTATTTTGTGGAAGAATATGCCCAGAAATATCCCTTTAAATATGACAATCTACTCGAACAGGAATTAGTTCCTTATTTAAAATTAAGCGAAGAAAGTCCCCTATTCTTGAAATTTATTGAAAAAATAAAGTTAAATGATTCCATAGAAATAAATGATTTTTTGGTTTACCTGAATCAAGAGGTTTACAAAACACTTACCTACAATCTACGGATGGAAGCCGGCGTACAAACTCCAGAAGAAACCTTAAGAATAAAAAGTGGCTCCTGCAGGGATTTTGCCTGGCTGTTGATTCATGTTTTGCGACACTTTGGTTTAGCGGCGCGGTTTGTTTCCGGCTATATCGTGCAATTGGCACCAGACCTAAAATCGCTTGACGGCCCATCAGGACCAGAGAATGATTTTACCGATTTGCACGCTTGGGCCGAAGTGTATCTCCCTGGTGCAGGCTGGATTGGATTGGATCCCACCTCCGGACTTTTTGCCAGCGAAGGACATATTCCATTGTGTTGCACGCCTCATTATGAAAGTGCTGCGCCCGTAACGGGTGCCACCGAAAAATGTGAAGTCAGTTTTGATTTCGAAAACAAAGTGACCCGTATCCATGAAGACCCGAGAGTAACCAAACCCTATTCCGACAGACAATGGGAAGACATTATGGAAGTTGGAAATGTTGTCGAGAAGGATTTAATCGAAGGCGATGTCCGCTTGACAATGGGTGGAGAACCGACCTTTATTTCCATCGACGATTTTGAAGGAGCCGAATGGAACACCGCTGCAGACGGGCCATTGAAACGAAAATTGGCTTACGATTTGGCGCTTCGTTTAAAACAACGATTTGCCCACGGAGGCTTGCTGCATTTTGGACAAGGAAAATGGTATCCCGGAGAATTATTTCCACGTTGGCAATATGGGTTGTACTGGAGAAAAGACGGATTTCCCTTGTGGAAAAATGATGCTTTGGTCGCCAAAGAAGGAGAAACCCAATTTACTTTTCACGATGCCGAAAAATTTGCCGTAGCATTGACCCAATTTTTAGGAATTGACACTAAAAACATATTGCCCACCTACGAAGACCCTATTTATTGGGCACTGGAGGAAGGCAAACTTCCAGTGAATTTAGACCCATTGAAAGTGAATTTGAAAGATTCCATTGAACGCCATAATCTGGCCAAGGTTTTAGAAAAAGGCTTGAATAATCCATCAGGATTTGTTTTGCCAATTCGAAAAGACCACAGCCAGGATAATTGGGAAAGTTGTGCTTGGGAATTTAGAAGAGGAAATTGCTTTTTAATTCCCGGGAATTCTCCAATCGGTTTGCGGTTGCCATTGGATTCGCTTCCAAAGACTTCCAAAAACAAGAGAAAAACAGTTGTTGACAGGAGTTTATTTGAAGATTTACCTGCTTTAGGAGATTACACCGAAAAAATAAACAATCGTTTTGGAACTATTTCAAAGATTTTTGAAGCCGTCAAAAAAGTCGTATCCAAAAAAGAAAGTAGAAAGGAAGAAGACTCCTTATTATATGAAGTAGACACTTTCATTACGGCAATGTGCGTACAAGAACGCGATGGAATGTTGTACGTTTTTCTGCCGCCAACCGATTATTTGGAAGACTATATAGACTTAATCACTTCGATAGAAATTACTGCCGAAAAATTGCAAATGCCAGTACGAATTGAAGGCTATCAACCAAAAACGGATTACAGAGTCGAGAAAATGATGGTTACTCCTGATCCTGGCGTAATTGAAGTGAATGTGCATCCAGCCAAATCTTGGCAAGAAATCGTGGACAACACAACGGCACTGTATGAAGAAGCCTTTCTATCTCGTTTAGGCACCGACAAATTTATGGTTGATGGTCGTCATACTGGAACTGGCGGAGGAAATCACGTAACATTGGGTGCAGAAAGGCCCGAGGACAGTCCGCTGTTGCGAAGACCTGATTTGTTGCGAAGCCTGATTACCTATTGGCAACACCATCCCGTTTTAAGCTACCTTTTTGCCGGGCCTTTTATTGGACCAACGAGTCAGGCACCACGTATTGACGAAGGTCGTGATGAGCGTCTCTATGAAATGGAAATTGCTTTTGACCAAATCCCGAAAGATAAAGAAGTTCCCTTTTGGATGGTGGACAGAATTTTCAGAAACCTATTGACCGACATTACCGGAAATACGCACCGTACCGAGTTTTGCATCGACAAATTGTACTCTCCAGATTCCTCGACAGGACGTTTGGGAATATTGGAATTAAGGGCTTTTGACATGCCGCCCCACAAACACATGAACCTGGTTCAAAACCTATTGGTTCGTTCCTTGGTCGCCAAATTCTGGAAAAACCCTTACGAAAAAAAATTGATTCGTTGGGGAACTGAACTGCATGACAAGTTTTTGTTGCCCCATTTTGCCTATCTGGACATGATTGACGTGGTCAACGATTTAAAAGATGCCGGATATAATTTCGACATTTCATGGTTTGACCCTTTCTTCGAATTTAGATATCCCCATCATGGCAACGTGACTATTGACAATATTCAATTGGAAATTAGATTGGGTATCGAACCTTGGCACGTACTTGGCGAAGAACTCTCCAGCTCCGGAACCTCTCGATTTGTAGATTCTTCATTGGAACGTTTGCAAGTAAAAGTATCTGGAATTGTACCCGATCGTCATATTTTATTATGCAAAGGATGCCGAATCCCATTAAGAAGCACCGGAACCAAAGGAGAATATGTGGCAGGAATACGTTACAAATCATGGAATCCACCGTCCGCCTTGCATCCCAATATTGGAATTGACGTACCGCTTGTTTTTGATTTGGTAGATACTTGGAACAATAAAGTAATTGGTGGTTGCACCTATTTTGTCACGCATCCCGGCGGAAGAAGTTTTGACAGTTTCCCCGTGAACAGCCTTGAAGCGGAATCCAGAAAAATAAGCCGCTTTTGGGATTTTGGCCACACCCCTTCTTCTGCACTCGAGGATGTGGAAAAAGAGAAAGAAATGGTTGCCAACAATACTGCAACCTCCCGTTTTTTGGTAGAATCCAAATCAGAACTAAGACTTGACACGCCCATAGAACTTATTAACCCTGAGTACCCTTACACCCTAGATTTAAGACATTATTGGAAAGCAAAAGAATAA
- a CDS encoding HsdM family class I SAM-dependent methyltransferase: protein MSKENSANTSSIVSKVWAFCQTLRDDGVGYGDYLEQLTYLLFLKMADEYSKPPHNRVMPIPVEFSWETLTNKSGTELETHYNIMLRELAKEKGILGQIFVKSQNKIQDPAKLYKLIALINAENWILMGVKDKGDIYEGLLEKNAEDTKSGAGQYFTPRPLIKAMVECLRPEPLKTIADPACGTGGFFLAAYDWIVDNRNLDKEAKQFLKYETFFGNEIVASTRRLALMNLFLHNIGDIDSDNFISPNDSLITDSGTRYDYILANPPFGKKSSMTFTNQDGEQEKEDLTYNRQDFWVTTSNKQLNFVQHIRTMLKTTGLAAVVLPDNVLFEGGVGETVRKKLLETTDLHTILRLPTGIFYANGVKANVLFFDGKPSSKEPWTKEVWVYDYRTNIHHTLKKNPLKLSDLKDFITLYNPENRHKRTETYNVETNPEGRWRKFSYDEIIARDKTSLDITWLKDKSLADLDNLPDPDVLALEIVENIEASLDSFRAIIASLK from the coding sequence ATGAGCAAAGAAAATTCAGCGAATACCTCGAGTATCGTCAGTAAAGTATGGGCCTTTTGTCAAACCCTTAGAGACGATGGCGTGGGCTACGGCGACTACTTGGAGCAATTGACCTATTTGCTGTTCCTGAAAATGGCCGACGAATACAGCAAACCGCCCCACAATAGAGTAATGCCCATTCCTGTGGAGTTTTCCTGGGAAACCTTGACCAACAAAAGTGGTACAGAGTTGGAGACGCATTACAACATTATGTTGCGGGAACTTGCCAAAGAAAAAGGGATTTTGGGACAAATCTTTGTCAAGAGCCAAAACAAAATACAAGACCCCGCCAAGTTGTACAAACTCATTGCCCTGATCAATGCCGAGAACTGGATTTTGATGGGCGTGAAAGACAAAGGTGATATTTATGAAGGTCTATTAGAGAAGAATGCCGAGGACACCAAAAGTGGTGCGGGCCAGTACTTCACCCCTCGCCCACTAATCAAGGCGATGGTGGAATGTTTGCGTCCGGAACCCTTGAAAACCATTGCCGACCCTGCTTGTGGCACGGGAGGCTTTTTCTTGGCAGCTTACGACTGGATTGTGGACAACAGGAACTTGGACAAGGAGGCGAAACAGTTCTTGAAATACGAAACGTTTTTCGGGAACGAGATTGTGGCCAGTACCAGACGTTTGGCATTGATGAATTTGTTCTTGCACAATATTGGCGACATCGATTCGGATAATTTTATTTCACCGAATGATTCCCTGATTACGGATTCGGGGACTCGATATGATTATATTTTGGCCAATCCGCCTTTCGGCAAGAAAAGCAGCATGACCTTTACCAATCAAGATGGCGAGCAGGAGAAAGAGGATTTGACTTATAACCGCCAAGATTTTTGGGTGACTACCAGCAACAAGCAGTTGAACTTTGTGCAACACATTCGCACGATGCTTAAAACGACTGGATTGGCCGCTGTGGTATTGCCCGACAATGTTTTGTTTGAAGGTGGCGTTGGTGAAACGGTGCGTAAAAAACTATTGGAGACTACCGATTTGCATACGATATTGCGTTTGCCAACAGGGATTTTCTATGCCAATGGCGTAAAAGCGAACGTCTTGTTTTTTGACGGTAAACCATCGAGCAAAGAACCGTGGACCAAGGAAGTTTGGGTGTATGACTATAGAACCAACATTCACCATACGCTAAAGAAAAATCCTTTAAAACTAAGCGATTTAAAAGATTTCATCACGCTTTACAACCCAGAGAACCGACACAAACGTACAGAGACCTATAACGTCGAGACCAATCCTGAAGGGCGTTGGAGGAAGTTTAGCTATGATGAAATCATTGCCCGAGACAAAACGAGTTTGGACATCACTTGGCTGAAAGACAAATCCTTGGCGGATTTGGACAATCTGCCGGATCCTGATGTTTTGGCATTGGAGATTGTGGAGAACATTGAAGCGAGTTTGGATAGTTTCAGGGCGATTATTGCCAGTTTGAAGTAG
- a CDS encoding DUF6922 domain-containing protein, with translation MKQSINIATIFPKHLFWDMDPSKLNLSRDKDIIIPRALFATTPDIFETDILKLEELYSAKDIVKYLKLTTENISNKVCVSVAKRYNVKPFLRFSL, from the coding sequence GTGAAACAGTCCATCAACATAGCCACAATCTTTCCCAAACACTTATTTTGGGATATGGATCCTAGTAAACTTAATCTTTCCAGAGACAAGGATATTATTATTCCAAGGGCTTTGTTTGCAACCACTCCAGATATCTTTGAAACAGACATTTTAAAATTAGAAGAACTATATTCTGCTAAAGATATTGTTAAATATTTAAAATTAACAACAGAGAATATCAGTAACAAAGTTTGCGTAAGTGTTGCAAAAAGATACAATGTAAAACCATTTCTTCGTTTTTCACTTTAA